The sequence aacttgaaaatctaaggttaaaattgaaaaaagtgagtaaagatgaacttactattcaaatttttcaactttcaagttcaaggttcttcttggactatgtttttctccttctttgaaccattcacttcgacaatgtttctttcaatctaccatttgagtctccaagaaggtgtgtgaatcaaaggggaagaaagaagagaaatatagaaaactattggtgagagtttgaagtgtttgtttcaaacaataaaagacacattcacgggaattttcatattttcagtcgatacgtgccgatacggtaccgatacagtacgatacgactcgatactgcacgatacggtcgatacataccgatacggtaccgatacgtaccgatactctcgggaatttccagattttcaaaagttcgtatcgtagagtatcgtacgtatcggtaccgatacggtacggtacggtacgatacgcatgatacagcgatacgtaaaagggggcccaaaattccccatagcgtatcggtatgtatcatgccgatgcctaccgatacggatacgtatcggccgatacggcacgatacgcaccgatacttaaaaccatgggaaCAACTAAGCATGTTACCATCTTCCTTCCATCTTCCTTCTATTGTTAACCTTCTATATAGATGGTTTCCCTTTAATTGAAATGAAGAATTGTTTGAAAGGGATGTCCATTAACATTAGACTCTCAATTCATAACTGCAAGACCAGTCTCTAATGAACCCCCCATCTTGGAAACAACATGATATTGTAGGATTGCGACAGATCAAGGCGTGGTTAATCATTAGCGTTCTCGACTATGAATTATGTGATGAACTTGTCTCGGTGGAAGAGAATACATGTCTAGCATGAAATTGCATTCTTATAGTTTTATGTGATGTTGCAGACATGGTGAAAGAGAAGAAGTGTTGGTCAAGGGCCTCAAAAGGTTTCGGATTGAGCAGCTCTGCCCGTCCCACTCCGTTGCCAACCGCAGCATGAATCTGGAATTGATCGAGTAAGAATCCTGGTTTAATTAAAGCACTTAAAAGGAATTCGAGCATTCAATGGTTGTGGACTCATGTTGGACACCTTCAAATCCACTTCGGCAAGATTTGAACTTAAATCATCTTGAAGTATGGAATTGAAATTAGTCTCTGTACTTCTTCCACTACCCCCTTCAAAAACCATATCTGAtgataagaaataagaaaaggcAGAAGAGTGGAGGGTGGGTGCGGCCTTTgtggagaaggaaggagaagaggcggaagaggaaaggggatgcggttaaaaataaattgaataaaaataaaagaattgagGTTGGGGGTATTTTTGcaagtttacttttatttttttgaatttcacgAACAATAACTAATTTTGAGGATtgagtaaatatttttaaagttGAAACTAGTCAATGTAAATAAATTTGTAACCTacttattttgtaatttattttcttatctagtgGATAAAggtaattttccaaaaaaaaaaaaaaaccccttcctTTCACATGTTATTGAGAAAATGGGGTTGAAACTAATAAGCTCCAAGCTATAGGAATGAGTCATAAATCATACTATTATTATATTATACTATTATACTATTATACTATTACATAAAAGTatgaagtggcaaatctttcatttgactattttacccctcttttttttttttttttttaatttaaacacCATATAATTAATTTCATCcccattttttctcctttcttttttctttcttttcttctcatacCATGGAGGTTCTCTAACACTTTGTTACTCATCTTGGGCTCGCTTTTTCTTACTCTGAAGCAATTTCCTAACAGTCCATGAAGCTagaaggaggaaggagagatgaagaagaactgTGGAAGCAGTTTCCTAACAGTTCACTTTTCCACGTATAGCCTTGTTTTTGACGCTGGTAGCCATGGATTTTGATCCTCAATAATAGGTTcttattttgaaaattgaaataaggGAGGaattaggaagaaaaaatatgtCATAATTTAGAATTCAAATAGCTTAAGTTGTAAAATCTAATACAAACAAGAGAGATGGAAGATAATCAAATCTTCAAATGTTGCTCAACGCCACCACTTTATTCTCATTTATCCATtgacaaactttttttttttgttattatttttatgcGCATCTTGACTAATTCTCTGAGAGATTAGGGGAGATTAGCGCAGCAACCCACCACCATGGTATTCACTTAAATTACAGATGCACAAATGAGGAATCGAACCTAGGACTGtacgcctatccacacaatcccaaATTCGCCTTAACCATCTGGTCAATCCACGGATGGGTCATTGACAAACTTCAATATtacaaaagggaaagaaaatacaaacttCAAAAAAGTGGTATTATGGGGGGTGTCACTCTAATAGTGGCAtactttgggggggggggtggcgttgtaaattgcCCTTTATATAATCATGTTAGGTAATGattataagaaaatgaaatctcAATCATTTACAAAGATCCACTTCTCATTCAATTTATGAGAATTTGATGATCTATAAAGCATCCCTAATGAACGATGTGCTCATATTTGAGCATGATTTCAGGACTAACTTGAGAATGGAAAATTGGggcatatttcttttttatgacTGTCAATAAAGCAAATTTTGAACTGCCCCTCAGCCCTAATTTATAAAAACCAAAATTACACCTCAATTCTGTATCATCATTTTCTTAAATTcgatttcttaattttttttcttttcttatctggCTATGTTTTCATGTAAAACTAGTTTAACCATTGTAGTCAAAGAAAAGCTTCAATTCAAGAACTTAGTCATTAGGCAGGACTAGTACTGagtaattgtaattttttttttatgctaacATGGCAAGGAACTTTTCCCGTATCTTTGGAATAATCATTGTTATTCAGCTAAACTCACTTTCTCaaacaattttcaaaagaaaaatactaatAAAACACAAAGAAAAGTCATATTGGTTTGAATCAAGATGCTTTATTGGTAAAAAAGTCTACCACATAGAATTGTGAATTTGTGATCTGGTAGGTCCAAGAATTGCATAATTAATGGAGTACAATAAGGATAGGTCGATTTTCAAATTCTAAAGCCAAATTGAATCTTACACTTCCCTTGTAttggtttttcccttttatttttaatctatCCATTTGCTTCAACTATTTCCACAATAATAGACCTCATCAAACATCGCATTTAAGTTCATGACCTTAACCCTTAGCTGCCCACAAAATTGGGCTTATTTGATTTACCACACGGTACATATTTGGGCAAGGGAGGAAACTATTGTTTTGATAAGGCCACTAGTTTAGAACTTAAATTTTGTGCAATTAATCTCCATATGATCATCCATTCATTTGCAAGGTTTTAGCCTAATATATTTTTCTCATGTAGAAATATGATGTCACAAAATTGGTTGATAACTTAAATTTGATAGATTTGGGAAAGTGTAAGTGTAAGGGTATTATTAACCCTGTGAATGAGATCCTCTCAAGTATGCCAGCCCCCTTCAATGCACATCAGATAACTGAGAGGCATTTTGTGTGTGCACCTTGGTGTTGCCAGCCATCCGATGTACTTTAGAGGGTTAGAGGACTTGAGAGGATCTGGATACATTAACACTATTATAGTGGGGATTATGCATCTACACAATTGGGCAAGTTGTAATATTTTCCTGAGAAAAAAACATTGGATCTGACCCAAAAAGGTCTTCAAGTCTCCTTTGATATTTCAATGAAGTCTATCTCATAGATTCCACATGACGAATGGTCAAAATAATAAGACGAAAGACTTGACTTCTAAAGTCTATCATTTAGTGGAGTATTCCCGTTGTTGCTTAGTGATTGGTTAATCAGCTTCTGATATGTCCATTGAGATAATCATTCTTCAACTGGATAGGAGATATGGATCCTAAGTGCTACTAACTAAAGGACCATGCATCCATGCAAgtctctgaaaaaaaaaaaaaaaaaaaaaaaaaaaatgcaagcaGACAAATTGTAAAATCTGTCAAAGAAGTCATTGGATTTACCTCAAAGAGGGATTTCATGTCTCCTATGATATTTCCACGAACCACAACGAATGATCACAGACTCACAAAGACTTGACTTCTAAGGTCGAGCATTTGGTGGAATATTACTGTTGTTGCTAAGCACCATCCTTTAAATAGGGTACTTTCCCTCAAAGACATACTAACAGAGTAGCTACCCCAGTAGCGCAACTCAAAATTTCATGGTTTCTGTATTTGTGTCCTATAATTTTATTCTGATGGCACTTCAGGTCTTAGTTTACATTCTCCTTCTTGGGAGTTCATTGAGGCTACAATCAGTCACCGGCAGAAAGATTGTAGGGAACAAGACAGATCGACTTGCTTTGCTGGATTTTAAGAAACAAATTTATGATCCGTTTGGAGTACTAATTTCTTGGAACGATTCCATCCATTTCTGCCACTGGGTGGGAATCACTTGTGGCCATCGTCATCAACAACGGGTTATCGGCTTGGATTTAGAAGGAAAGGACTTGGGAGGAATCATATCTCCTTCCATAGGTAATTTCACTTTTCTTCATTCCCTCAACATTGCAAACAATAGTTTCCATGGAAAAATCCCCCAGGAAATCGGTAATTTGGTTCGACTGCAATACATTGATTTTACAAACAATACTATCGAAGGAGAGCTTCCTACCAATTTGGCCAACTGTACTCGTCTAAGAGAAATTCTTTTCTCCTACAAAAATTTTGTTGGGAATATTCCGGTTGAACTATTTACGTCATTGTCAAAGCTGGAGATAATTTCTATTAAATATAATGGCTTAACAGGAGAAATACCAGCTTCTTTTGAGAACATTTCCTCCATCCAAGTTATCACTTTGTGTGACAATGGATTGCAAGGGAGCATTCCAGAATCCCTTGGTCAGCTAACAAACTTAATGTGTCTATCACTTTGTCTAAACAAGCTGTCCGGTATGTTTCCTGTCTCACTAAGTAATCTCTCATTTCTCCAAGTTATTTCTCTAGGAGAAAACGAACTGCATGGGAGCATTCCAGAATCCCTTGTTCATCTAACAAACTTATACTATCTTTCAGTTTATCAAAACAAGCTGTCTCGTATGGTCCCTGTCTCACTATATAATCTCTCGTCTCTTGAAGTTATCTCTCTTGGACAAAACCAATTTCATGACAACCTTCCAAGAGACATAGGCCTCACTCTTAATCCAAATCTCAAAGTACTTCAAATTGGAAGCAACTTTTTCTCAGGGAGGATttcagatttattttctttagtgtCTGCCCCATCATTGAATTATGTAGATTTGTCACATAACCAATTCAATGGTATGCTCGATGACTTCTCCCACAACAATAAACTGGTTGGAAAAATCCCCAACTCCACTTATAATGGAACAaatcttgaagttcttgatttGTCCTGTAACAAATTGAGCGGTGTGGTTCCCAAGTGTTTTGGTTGCGTAGTAATTGGCAATCTATCTATCCTAAATCTAGAGTGGAAAAACTTGCATGGGCCCATTCCTGATGCTTACACAGAAGGATGCAAGCTGCAAATAGTCCAAGTAAATGGGAATCAACTAGAGGGGACATTACCAAGATCATTGGAAAATTGCAAGGATATGGAAGTGTTAGATGTTGGGAACAACCAGTTGAGCTGCACCTTCCCCTTCTGGTTGGAAAACCTACCCCAATTGTGTCGTTTGGTTTTGAAATCTAACAAATTCTATGGCCCCATTATACAAAAATCAAAGGCTGTTGATTCTCATTCGCCCTTCCCAATGTTGCATGTGTTTGATATCTCTCTAAACAGTTTTACAGGGAAATTGCCACTGGAATACATTTGTCAATGGAAATCAATGCTGGTTACATATATACCTCAACTGGTCAATTATATAGGTTCAGATTCTGGCTATCAAGTTACACTCGAGATTGTAATCAAAGGAATAAGTTTGGAGATGAAGAAGGTCATAGAAACATTCACCACCATAAATCTTTCTTACAACAAGTTTCGAGGAATTATTTCAGTAGCAATTGGGGAACTTAAAGCACTCATGGGGCTCAATTTATCTTCCAATGACCTCATAGGTCAAATTCCATCTTCACTTGCTCAGTTGATCTGGCTTGAATCCTTGGATCTATCCAGAAATAGTCTATCAGGGGAAATCCCCCAACAATTGGGAAGCCTCACATTCCTTGAAGTTTTGAATCTATCACAAAACCATCTC is a genomic window of Macadamia integrifolia cultivar HAES 741 chromosome 13, SCU_Mint_v3, whole genome shotgun sequence containing:
- the LOC122059133 gene encoding receptor like protein 23-like encodes the protein MALQVLVYILLLGSSLRLQSVTGRKIVGNKTDRLALLDFKKQIYDPFGVLISWNDSIHFCHWVGITCGHRHQQRVIGLDLEGKDLGGIISPSIGNFTFLHSLNIANNSFHGKIPQEIGNLVRLQYIDFTNNTIEGELPTNLANCTRLREILFSYKNFVGNIPVELFTSLSKLEIISIKYNGLTGEIPASFENISSIQVITLCDNGLQGSIPESLGQLTNLMCLSLCLNKLSGMFPVSLSNLSFLQVISLGENELHGSIPESLVHLTNLYYLSVYQNKLSRMVPVSLYNLSSLEVISLGQNQFHDNLPRDIGLTLNPNLKVLQIGSNFFSGRISDLFSLVSAPSLNYVDLSHNQFNGMLDDFSHNNKLVGKIPNSTYNGTNLEVLDLSCNKLSGVVPKCFGCVVIGNLSILNLEWKNLHGPIPDAYTEGCKLQIVQVNGNQLEGTLPRSLENCKDMEVLDVGNNQLSCTFPFWLENLPQLCRLVLKSNKFYGPIIQKSKAVDSHSPFPMLHVFDISLNSFTGKLPLEYICQWKSMLVTYIPQLVNYIGSDSGYQVTLEIVIKGISLEMKKVIETFTTINLSYNKFRGIISVAIGELKALMGLNLSSNDLIGQIPSSLAQLIWLESLDLSRNSLSGEIPQQLGSLTFLEVLNLSQNHLIGMILQGNQFGTFSIASYEGNEGLCGFPLPKRCGVLERAPLTPALTLEKQEEDFTSILDWRFVIAGYCSEVIIGMVIGQTMFWWIIGCFNLTSRMKKFKPKQRSKKSKRHGRVK